A part of Campylobacter ureolyticus ACS-301-V-Sch3b genomic DNA contains:
- the hisIE gene encoding bifunctional phosphoribosyl-AMP cyclohydrolase/phosphoribosyl-ATP diphosphatase HisIE — translation MNIKNINWQKCGGLVPAITQDFETNEVLMLGYMNEESLNLSLKTGLAHYFSRSRNRIWQKGETSGNTQEIKEIFLDCDADTILLKVKQNGVTCHTGEKSCFFTKFEGLNLVKQISNNTQKPKYDILDNLYHTIEDRKLNANPENSHVARLFAKGENAILKKICEEAGEVMLACKDQSKFEKYKDLNLEEFGEHKPGDPKFDIIYEASDLVFHLLVALNAHNIHPQAILDELARRNGVSGIDEKKSRKDKFQ, via the coding sequence ATGAATATTAAAAATATAAACTGGCAAAAATGCGGGGGACTTGTCCCCGCAATCACACAAGACTTTGAGACAAATGAGGTTTTAATGCTTGGATATATGAATGAAGAATCTTTAAATTTAAGCCTTAAAACAGGTCTTGCACACTATTTTTCACGCTCAAGAAATAGAATTTGGCAAAAAGGCGAAACTAGTGGAAACACGCAAGAAATTAAAGAAATTTTTCTTGATTGTGACGCGGATACAATTTTATTAAAAGTAAAACAAAACGGAGTAACTTGTCACACAGGCGAGAAAAGCTGTTTTTTTACAAAATTTGAGGGATTAAATTTAGTAAAACAAATCTCTAATAACACTCAAAAACCAAAATATGATATCTTAGATAATCTTTATCATACAATTGAAGATAGAAAACTAAATGCAAACCCAGAAAATTCACATGTTGCAAGACTTTTTGCAAAAGGCGAAAATGCCATACTAAAAAAAATATGTGAAGAAGCTGGTGAAGTTATGCTTGCCTGTAAAGATCAGAGCAAATTTGAAAAATATAAAGATTTAAATTTAGAGGAATTTGGCGAACATAAACCCGGCGATCCTAAATTTGACATAATTTATGAAGCGAGTGATTTGGTGTTTCACCTACTCGTTGCTTTAAATGCCCACAATATCCATCCACAAGCTATTTTAGATGAGCTTGCAAGACGCAATGGAGTAAGTGGAATCGATGAAAAAAAATCAAGAAAAGATAAATTTCAATAA
- the rpmI gene encoding 50S ribosomal protein L35, which produces MPKMKSVRGASKRFKVGKNKIKRGSAFRSHILTKKSPKRKRSARQEHFVHKADEKAVRGMLYK; this is translated from the coding sequence ATGCCAAAAATGAAATCAGTCAGAGGTGCATCTAAGCGTTTTAAAGTTGGAAAAAACAAGATAAAAAGAGGCTCTGCTTTTAGAAGCCACATCTTGACTAAAAAGTCTCCAAAACGCAAAAGAAGCGCAAGACAAGAACATTTTGTTCATAAAGCTGATGAAAAAGCTGTAAGAGGTATGCTTTACAAATAA
- the rplT gene encoding 50S ribosomal protein L20 produces MARVKTGVIRRRRHKKVLKEARGFYSGRRKHFRKAKEQLERSLCYAYRDRRAKKRDFRRLWIVRINAACRLNDISYSQFIHGLKNAGIELDRKILADMAMNDAQAFANIAAKAKQAL; encoded by the coding sequence ATGGCAAGAGTAAAAACAGGCGTAATTAGAAGAAGACGCCATAAAAAAGTTTTAAAAGAAGCTCGTGGTTTTTATAGTGGAAGAAGAAAACACTTTAGAAAAGCAAAAGAGCAACTTGAAAGAAGTTTATGCTATGCATATAGAGATAGAAGAGCTAAAAAAAGAGATTTTAGACGTCTTTGGATAGTTAGGATAAATGCTGCTTGCAGACTAAACGACATAAGCTATTCACAATTTATTCACGGTCTTAAAAATGCAGGCATTGAACTTGATAGAAAAATATTAGCAGATATGGCGATGAACGATGCACAAGCTTTCGCAAACATCGCAGCAAAAGCAAAACAAGCTTTATAA
- the purM gene encoding phosphoribosylformylglycinamidine cyclo-ligase has protein sequence MISYKDSGVDIEAGNKFVDDIKPFVKKTHNEFVLGGIGSFSGAFRLPTGYKKPVLLGATDGVGTKLRLAIDAKKYDTIGIDLVAMCVNDLICNFAKPLFFLDYYASSKLKREVAVRVVEGIAKGCEISHSALIGGETAEMPGIYQKNDFDLAGFAVGMAEEDEIDRTKFVKDGDLVLALPSSGIHSNGYSLVRKLFFEELNMKFDDKIGDKNLIDILLEPTRIYVSEFLKFKNDINALAHITGGGIVENLPRVLPENLKACINLEKIKTLEIFKFISKYVSKKEMLRTFNIGVGMIVIASKENAKNIISNSDAYEIGVIKSGDKKVEFI, from the coding sequence ATGATAAGCTACAAAGACTCAGGCGTTGATATAGAAGCTGGAAATAAATTTGTTGATGATATAAAACCATTTGTAAAAAAAACTCACAATGAGTTTGTGCTTGGCGGGATAGGTTCGTTTTCAGGAGCTTTTAGACTTCCAACAGGATATAAAAAACCTGTACTTTTAGGTGCAACAGATGGTGTTGGCACAAAATTAAGGCTTGCAATCGATGCTAAAAAATATGACACTATTGGCATTGATTTAGTTGCAATGTGCGTAAATGATCTTATTTGTAATTTTGCAAAACCTCTATTTTTTCTTGATTATTACGCCTCATCAAAACTTAAAAGAGAAGTTGCTGTTAGAGTGGTTGAGGGAATTGCTAAGGGGTGTGAAATTTCACACTCAGCTTTAATTGGTGGTGAAACAGCTGAAATGCCTGGAATTTATCAAAAAAATGATTTCGATTTAGCTGGATTTGCCGTTGGTATGGCAGAAGAAGATGAAATAGATAGAACCAAGTTTGTAAAAGATGGCGATTTGGTTTTGGCACTTCCAAGTAGCGGAATTCACTCAAATGGATACTCTTTGGTTAGAAAACTATTTTTTGAAGAATTAAATATGAAATTTGATGATAAGATTGGTGATAAAAATTTAATAGATATTTTACTTGAGCCAACAAGAATTTATGTTAGCGAGTTTTTAAAATTTAAAAACGATATAAATGCCTTAGCGCATATAACAGGCGGAGGAATAGTTGAAAACTTACCAAGGGTATTGCCTGAAAACTTAAAAGCTTGTATAAATTTAGAAAAAATAAAAACACTTGAAATATTTAAATTTATTTCAAAATATGTAAGCAAAAAAGAGATGTTAAGGACATTTAATATCGGTGTTGGAATGATAGTAATAGCTAGCAAGGAAAATGCTAAAAATATAATTTCTAACAGTGATGCTTATGAGATTGGTGTTATAAAAAGCGGTGATAAAAAAGTTGAATTTATTTAA
- the coaE gene encoding dephospho-CoA kinase (Dephospho-CoA kinase (CoaE) performs the final step in coenzyme A biosynthesis.) codes for MKFKNAIVITGGIATGKSLVCDILKSKNFKIIDADEISHQILDTLTDEISKIFGNEFIKDGKVDRKKLGNLVFNDKSKLKVLESLLHPKIKNKILEKAEILEKEQKLYFVDIPLYFESKNYFEFDKVLLIYAPKNIALKRLMKRNNLTKNEALVRINSQIPIEKKRNLANFIIDNSSSLDDLNSQIDEFLKTLKE; via the coding sequence ATGAAATTTAAAAATGCTATTGTAATAACTGGCGGCATTGCAACTGGAAAAAGTTTGGTTTGTGATATTTTAAAATCTAAAAATTTTAAAATAATTGATGCCGATGAGATAAGTCATCAAATTTTAGATACTTTAACAGATGAAATTTCAAAAATTTTTGGAAACGAATTTATAAAAGATGGCAAAGTTGATAGAAAAAAACTTGGAAATCTAGTATTTAATGACAAGTCAAAACTTAAAGTTCTTGAAAGTCTGCTTCATCCAAAAATTAAAAATAAAATTTTAGAAAAAGCTGAAATTTTAGAAAAAGAGCAAAAACTTTATTTTGTGGATATTCCGCTTTATTTTGAAAGTAAAAATTACTTTGAATTTGATAAAGTTTTACTAATTTATGCACCAAAAAATATAGCACTAAAAAGACTTATGAAAAGAAATAACCTAACAAAAAACGAAGCGTTAGTTAGAATAAACTCTCAAATTCCAATTGAAAAAAAGCGAAATTTAGCAAATTTTATAATTGACAATAGCTCAAGCTTAGATGATTTAAATAGCCAAATTGATGAATTTTTAAAAACTTTAAAGGAATAA
- the dapF gene encoding diaminopimelate epimerase, which translates to MKISKYCASGNDFVIITAFSNKDRSLLAKKLCDRFNGVGADGLIVILPDANNDFKWEFYNSDGSVAKMCGNGARAAFMYAYENNLISKKAKFLSGAGVIDGEICSFKNKNAEVKIKLTKPKVCLPKFNELGLEWCFYDTGVPHLVSFVSDVSKFNLDTCRVMRKKYNANVNFAQILDDKILVRTFERGVEAETLACGTGMAASFYAAFKEGKIPPQISVYPTSGERLELSLKDEEIYFKGIVKHSFDAIFYE; encoded by the coding sequence ATGAAAATTTCAAAATATTGTGCAAGCGGAAATGACTTTGTGATAATAACTGCTTTTTCTAACAAAGATAGAAGCTTGTTAGCTAAAAAACTTTGCGATAGATTTAATGGTGTTGGAGCAGATGGGCTAATTGTAATTTTACCAGATGCTAATAATGACTTTAAATGGGAATTTTACAATAGTGATGGAAGTGTTGCAAAAATGTGTGGAAATGGTGCAAGAGCTGCTTTTATGTATGCTTATGAAAACAATCTAATTTCTAAAAAAGCTAAATTTTTAAGTGGTGCTGGAGTCATAGATGGTGAGATATGCAGTTTTAAAAACAAAAATGCGGAAGTAAAAATCAAACTAACAAAACCTAAAGTTTGTTTGCCAAAATTTAATGAACTTGGCCTAGAATGGTGCTTTTATGATACAGGAGTTCCACATCTTGTTAGTTTTGTTAGTGATGTTTCAAAATTTAATTTAGATACTTGTAGAGTTATGCGAAAAAAATACAACGCAAATGTAAATTTTGCACAAATTTTAGATGATAAGATTTTAGTAAGAACCTTTGAAAGAGGTGTTGAAGCTGAAACTTTAGCTTGTGGAACAGGCATGGCAGCTTCATTTTACGCAGCTTTTAAAGAGGGTAAAATTCCTCCACAAATAAGCGTTTATCCAACAAGTGGTGAAAGATTAGAGCTTAGTTTAAAAGATGAAGAAATTTACTTTAAAGGTATTGTAAAACATAGTTTTGATGCTATTTTTTATGAATAA
- the lspA gene encoding signal peptidase II: protein MSRLWVKFIAIFLAIVIIDQAIKQVFLSGFRWDGEFFSLILTFNKGVAFSMFAFLGEHLKALQTILLVALFGYLLYEKKLLKAHTLPFALLFGGGVSNLIDRFIREGVVDYVFWHKYFEFAVFNFADVMINLAVFIMLIQIFIHKK, encoded by the coding sequence ATGAGTAGGTTGTGGGTAAAATTTATAGCTATATTTTTAGCTATAGTTATTATAGATCAGGCTATCAAACAAGTTTTTTTGAGTGGTTTTAGGTGGGATGGAGAGTTTTTCTCGCTCATTTTAACCTTTAATAAGGGCGTTGCTTTTTCTATGTTTGCTTTTTTGGGCGAGCATTTAAAAGCGTTGCAAACTATTTTATTAGTCGCTTTGTTTGGATATTTGCTATACGAAAAAAAACTTTTGAAAGCCCACACTTTGCCTTTTGCTTTGCTTTTTGGCGGCGGGGTTTCAAATTTAATCGATAGATTTATTCGTGAGGGCGTAGTAGATTATGTATTTTGGCATAAATACTTTGAATTTGCTGTATTTAACTTTGCCGATGTTATGATAAATTTAGCTGTTTTTATAATGTTAATTCAAATTTTTATTCATAAAAAATAG
- the glmM gene encoding phosphoglucosamine mutase, giving the protein MKYFGTDGVRGKAGEELTAELAMKIAMAAGIYFRKNSQTNMILLGKDTRRSGYMIETAIVAGLTSIGYNVRQVGPMPTPAIAFLTEDMRCDAGIMISASHNPYYDNGIKFFDAQGFKLDESEERKIEEILNSDELIHAARKQCMEIGAAKRVDDVIGRYIVHIKNSFPKGLNLRSLRIVIDTANGASYKVAPTIFSELGAEIFVINNEPNGQNINENCGALYPAKLASEVVRLRADVGFAFDGDADRVVVVDNEGNVVHGDALIGILAIFLKNQKKLANNKIVATSMSNQGLDELLKANNIKLLRSNVGDKFVLEMMKESGSNFGGEQSGHIIFSDYTKTGDGITSALQFSACMLSLNKTSNELNKTFIPCPQILKNLKIKEKKPLNEIAGLNELKKSLEDSGIRTLFRYSGTEKVIRLLIEGKDKKILKEKMDEVENFFIKALNE; this is encoded by the coding sequence ATGAAATATTTTGGAACTGATGGAGTTAGGGGAAAGGCTGGAGAGGAATTAACAGCAGAGCTTGCTATGAAAATAGCAATGGCAGCAGGAATTTACTTTAGAAAAAACTCCCAAACAAATATGATACTTCTTGGAAAAGATACAAGAAGAAGTGGCTATATGATAGAAACAGCAATTGTAGCAGGACTTACATCTATTGGTTATAATGTTAGACAAGTTGGTCCTATGCCAACACCTGCAATTGCTTTTTTAACAGAAGATATGAGATGTGATGCCGGAATTATGATAAGTGCCTCACATAATCCTTATTATGATAATGGAATTAAATTTTTTGATGCACAAGGTTTTAAACTTGATGAGAGCGAAGAAAGAAAAATAGAAGAAATTTTAAACAGTGATGAGCTTATACATGCGGCTAGAAAACAGTGTATGGAAATAGGGGCTGCAAAAAGAGTAGATGATGTTATAGGAAGATATATCGTTCATATAAAAAACTCTTTTCCAAAAGGTTTAAATTTGCGCTCTTTAAGAATAGTAATAGACACTGCAAACGGTGCAAGCTATAAAGTTGCTCCTACAATTTTTTCAGAACTTGGAGCTGAAATTTTTGTGATAAATAACGAACCAAATGGTCAAAACATAAACGAAAATTGTGGTGCCTTGTATCCTGCAAAACTTGCAAGTGAAGTTGTAAGGCTTAGAGCAGATGTTGGATTTGCTTTTGATGGCGATGCTGATAGGGTTGTAGTTGTAGATAATGAGGGAAATGTAGTTCATGGCGATGCATTAATAGGAATTTTAGCAATTTTTCTAAAAAATCAAAAAAAACTTGCAAATAATAAAATAGTGGCAACTTCTATGAGTAATCAAGGTCTTGATGAGCTTTTAAAAGCTAATAATATTAAGCTGTTAAGAAGCAATGTTGGAGATAAATTTGTTCTAGAAATGATGAAAGAAAGTGGCTCTAATTTTGGTGGTGAGCAAAGTGGACATATAATTTTTAGTGATTATACAAAAACAGGTGATGGCATAACAAGTGCATTGCAGTTTAGTGCTTGCATGCTAAGTTTAAATAAAACTTCAAATGAGCTTAATAAAACTTTTATTCCATGTCCACAAATTTTAAAAAATTTAAAAATAAAAGAAAAAAAGCCTTTAAATGAAATTGCAGGATTAAATGAGCTTAAAAAAAGCCTTGAAGATAGTGGCATTAGAACACTTTTTAGATATTCAGGAACTGAAAAAGTCATAAGGCTTTTAATAGAGGGCAAAGATAAAAAGATATTAAAAGAAAAAATGGATGAGGTTGAAAATTTCTTTATAAAAGCTTTAAATGAGTAG
- the rpsT gene encoding 30S ribosomal protein S20, which translates to MANHKSAEKRARQTVKKTERNRFYRTRLKNISRAVRQAVEANDKEAASAAFKVANQDIHSFVSRGFLKKQTASRRVSRLAKLVNSMDKAE; encoded by the coding sequence ATGGCAAATCACAAATCTGCTGAAAAAAGAGCAAGACAAACTGTTAAAAAAACAGAGAGAAATAGATTTTACCGCACAAGACTTAAAAACATTTCAAGAGCGGTAAGACAGGCTGTTGAGGCAAACGACAAAGAAGCTGCAAGTGCTGCTTTTAAAGTTGCAAATCAAGACATTCATAGTTTTGTAAGTAGAGGTTTTCTTAAAAAACAAACTGCTTCAAGAAGAGTTAGTCGCCTTGCAAAACTTGTAAATTCTATGGATAAAGCTGAATAA
- the prfA gene encoding peptide chain release factor 1, with the protein MLADKLENFIKRYDEISNLLVSQDIISNVDEMTKLAKEQSSLEEIYKASKEYFSTIEGIEDNKNLLEDPELGELAKEELKLLEDKKLSLENEIKILLIPKDPNDDRNIFLELRAGTGGDEAALFVGDLVNAYIRYAEIKGYKTEIVSQSEGSAGGFKEIILLVKGKGAYSRLKFEGGTHRVQRVPETESQGRVHTSAITVAIMPEVDDNDIIINPSDLKIDVMRSSGHGGQSVNTTDSAVRVTHIPTGLVVVNQDGKSQHKNKDAALKVLKARLYEMQEAKRLEEEREKRKEQVGTGDRSGRIRTYNYPQNRISDHRINLTLYRLEAIMSAGLFDEIIDPLIAYYQAKAVSGEED; encoded by the coding sequence ATGCTTGCTGATAAGCTTGAAAATTTTATAAAAAGATATGACGAGATCTCAAATTTGCTCGTCAGTCAAGACATTATCAGCAATGTAGATGAAATGACTAAACTTGCTAAAGAGCAAAGCAGTCTTGAAGAAATTTACAAAGCATCAAAAGAATACTTTAGCACAATCGAAGGCATCGAAGATAACAAAAATTTACTAGAAGATCCAGAACTTGGTGAACTTGCAAAAGAGGAATTAAAACTCTTAGAAGACAAAAAATTATCTCTTGAAAATGAGATTAAAATACTTCTCATCCCAAAAGATCCAAACGATGATAGAAATATATTTTTAGAGCTTCGTGCTGGAACAGGTGGAGATGAGGCTGCACTTTTTGTTGGAGATTTAGTAAATGCATATATAAGATATGCTGAAATTAAAGGCTATAAAACTGAAATCGTTTCTCAAAGCGAAGGAAGTGCCGGAGGTTTTAAAGAAATTATCCTACTTGTAAAAGGAAAAGGAGCTTATTCAAGACTTAAATTTGAAGGTGGAACCCACAGAGTTCAAAGAGTTCCTGAAACTGAAAGCCAAGGAAGAGTTCACACTAGCGCAATAACTGTTGCTATCATGCCAGAAGTTGATGATAATGATATAATCATCAATCCAAGCGATCTTAAAATAGATGTTATGAGAAGCTCAGGACATGGCGGACAAAGCGTAAATACAACTGATAGTGCCGTTAGAGTTACTCATATACCAACTGGACTTGTTGTAGTAAATCAAGATGGAAAAAGCCAACATAAAAATAAAGATGCTGCTTTAAAAGTTTTAAAAGCAAGGCTTTATGAGATGCAAGAGGCTAAACGTCTTGAAGAAGAGAGAGAAAAACGAAAAGAACAAGTTGGAACTGGCGATAGAAGCGGAAGGATAAGAACCTACAACTACCCACAAAACAGAATCTCTGATCATCGTATAAATTTAACTCTTTATAGACTAGAAGCAATTATGTCAGCTGGACTTTTTGATGAGATAATAGATCCACTAATTGCCTATTATCAAGCAAAAGCGGTCTCAGGTGAAGAAGATTAA
- a CDS encoding universal stress protein: MKKILVCVDNNPLNGAVCSYGLEMAKKLNLEVIFLHVIKTPLFTPNFLGLAAGGLVVTQGSDMVYDPEELKPTKEQIDEAEDMLKKAKKMADEAGIKSSSDLQCGDIIEILINYSDIAAIVVSIKDETEDIQNNIIALTRESKTPILFVNKEFSEIKSALVAFDGGDAAIKTLHSIKDSKIFGQDLEYHVLNINKDEKKSKEILDIARDILKNENAKFVSLSGEVADELISYRRANNLDLFVMGSFSKGIFATLFFGSTSKNVVEKALVPVFVAQ; encoded by the coding sequence GTGAAAAAAATATTAGTTTGTGTTGATAATAATCCTTTAAATGGGGCTGTATGTAGCTATGGTCTAGAAATGGCAAAAAAGCTAAACTTAGAAGTTATTTTTTTACATGTTATAAAAACACCACTTTTTACACCAAATTTCTTAGGCTTAGCAGCTGGCGGGCTTGTCGTAACTCAAGGAAGTGATATGGTTTATGACCCTGAAGAGCTTAAACCTACAAAAGAGCAGATCGATGAAGCTGAGGATATGCTAAAAAAAGCTAAAAAAATGGCTGATGAGGCAGGCATTAAATCAAGTAGCGATTTACAATGTGGCGATATAATAGAAATTTTAATAAACTACAGTGATATTGCCGCAATAGTTGTATCAATAAAAGATGAAACTGAAGATATCCAAAACAACATAATTGCACTTACAAGAGAGTCAAAAACACCAATTTTATTTGTAAATAAGGAGTTTTCTGAGATTAAATCAGCCCTTGTTGCATTTGATGGTGGCGATGCGGCTATAAAAACTCTACATAGCATAAAAGATAGTAAAATTTTTGGTCAAGACTTAGAATATCATGTGCTAAACATAAATAAAGATGAAAAAAAATCAAAAGAAATTTTAGATATAGCAAGAGATATTTTAAAAAATGAAAATGCAAAATTTGTAAGCTTAAGTGGCGAAGTTGCAGATGAGCTAATATCATATAGAAGAGCAAATAACTTAGATCTTTTTGTAATGGGAAGCTTTAGTAAAGGTATTTTTGCTACACTATTTTTTGGAAGCACATCTAAAAATGTTGTCGAAAAAGCATTAGTTCCTGTTTTTGTTGCACAGTGA
- a CDS encoding replication/maintenance protein RepL, whose protein sequence is MSNINSLEIYKKILGDKKVSVIEFLAKNHDKNGFITLSVNEICTLTNTSKPTVIQTLKLLDEKFVLKKIKNGVYKLNL, encoded by the coding sequence GTGAGTAATATAAACTCGCTTGAAATCTATAAAAAAATTTTAGGCGATAAAAAGGTTAGCGTTATAGAGTTTTTGGCTAAAAACCATGATAAAAATGGCTTTATAACGCTAAGCGTTAATGAAATTTGCACTCTGACAAACACAAGCAAGCCAACGGTTATCCAAACCTTAAAACTACTTGATGAAAAATTTGTTTTAAAAAAAATTAAAAATGGGGTTTATAAACTAAATTTATAA
- a CDS encoding manganese efflux pump MntP family protein, which produces MEVFLIAFGLSMDSVALSIANGAKYPNLKFLIALKIAFVYAFFQGLMCVLGYILGIGFAKFISEIDHFIAFFILLFLGVKMIKEANDEKVVSLTNKELVFGGVATSIDAMAIGVTFGLSYVSLSYSTFVIFTLCFILCLLACFIGKKVGEYLESKAMILGGVILIFIGTRILLTHLEVL; this is translated from the coding sequence ATGGAAGTTTTTTTAATAGCTTTTGGTCTTAGTATGGATAGTGTAGCTTTAAGTATAGCAAATGGTGCAAAATATCCAAATTTGAAGTTTTTAATAGCCTTAAAAATAGCTTTTGTTTATGCATTTTTTCAAGGATTAATGTGTGTTTTAGGTTATATTTTAGGTATTGGTTTTGCTAAATTTATAAGTGAAATTGATCATTTTATAGCGTTTTTCATACTTCTTTTTTTAGGAGTAAAAATGATAAAAGAGGCAAATGATGAAAAGGTTGTTAGTCTAACTAACAAAGAGTTAGTGTTTGGTGGAGTTGCTACGAGTATTGATGCTATGGCTATTGGTGTAACATTTGGCTTAAGTTATGTTAGTTTGAGTTATTCAACTTTTGTTATTTTCACGCTTTGTTTTATTCTTTGTTTGTTAGCCTGTTTTATCGGAAAAAAAGTAGGGGAGTATTTAGAAAGTAAAGCTATGATTTTAGGTGGAGTAATACTTATTTTTATAGGTACTAGAATTTTGCTTACTCATTTAGAGGTTTTATAA
- a CDS encoding DMT family transporter, with amino-acid sequence MTNTQIAKISLITIAIAWGATFLPIQYMLKNINVPSFLFFRFLISAILLWIISFKIGIKFDKTSTKFGIILGVFMFLDFMFQTYGLNYTFSSTVAFIIGLNVVIVPFLMYFIFKIHLSFNAILGAVMAVLGLFLLSGTSGLRLGFGEVLSLISAFAYALHVVYTGRFAKACNIYILLITQFFTMSFLTLIYALFFATPSKNSLNLFGGFEIWLSVNFVYMIIFTAVFATVIAFFVQTKAQIYLTPTQTSLILILEPVSAGFIGYFIGNELLSKAQIFGAILIITAILINELNLTKFIRKFTRRIF; translated from the coding sequence ATGACAAACACTCAAATAGCAAAAATTTCACTCATCACCATAGCAATTGCTTGGGGAGCGACATTTTTGCCGATACAATATATGCTTAAAAATATAAATGTCCCAAGCTTTTTATTTTTTAGATTTTTAATTTCTGCTATTTTACTTTGGATAATATCTTTTAAAATAGGCATAAAATTTGACAAAACATCAACTAAATTCGGTATTATTTTAGGTGTTTTTATGTTTTTAGACTTTATGTTTCAAACTTATGGTCTAAACTATACTTTTAGCTCAACTGTTGCATTTATAATAGGATTAAATGTCGTAATAGTGCCATTTTTAATGTATTTTATATTTAAAATACATCTTAGCTTTAATGCAATTTTAGGAGCCGTAATGGCAGTTTTGGGACTGTTTTTACTAAGTGGAACAAGTGGTTTAAGGCTTGGGTTTGGCGAAGTATTAAGCCTTATTTCAGCTTTTGCTTATGCGCTTCATGTTGTTTACACAGGCAGGTTTGCTAAAGCTTGCAACATTTATATACTACTAATAACTCAATTTTTTACAATGAGTTTTTTAACGCTTATTTATGCTCTATTTTTTGCAACTCCTAGCAAAAACTCTTTAAATTTATTTGGAGGATTTGAAATTTGGCTAAGTGTAAATTTTGTATACATGATAATATTTACTGCTGTTTTTGCTACAGTAATTGCCTTTTTTGTGCAAACAAAAGCTCAAATCTATCTAACGCCAACACAAACTTCGCTAATTTTAATTTTAGAGCCAGTAAGTGCTGGATTTATTGGATACTTTATAGGAAATGAGCTTTTAAGCAAAGCTCAAATTTTTGGAGCAATTCTCATAATAACTGCAATTTTAATAAATGAGCTTAATCTAACCAAATTTATAAGAAAGTTCACTAGACGAATTTTTTAA
- a CDS encoding metal ABC transporter permease, whose translation MQEMLSLTFMQNAFLGGILVSIACGIIGSLVVINKMTFIAGGISHGAYGGIGLAFFLGFSPLLGATLFSIVLALIVAFMSLKDKERFDSIIGAIWAFGMAVGIILIDLTPGYNVDLMGYLFGSILAIDKNTLIFIGFVNLAILFFIVLFYRQFCAISFDMEFAGLRGVKTKLIYYLLVVLMALCVVSTIQVVGLILVIALLTIPPYIAENFSKRLGEMMLFSSIISSLLCTIGLIISYKFNLTSGASIIIIASLVFFCVAIYKKLAKVS comes from the coding sequence ATGCAAGAAATGTTAAGTTTAACTTTTATGCAAAATGCATTTTTAGGAGGAATTTTAGTAAGTATAGCATGTGGAATAATTGGCTCACTGGTTGTTATAAATAAAATGACTTTTATAGCAGGTGGAATTTCTCATGGTGCATACGGTGGCATTGGACTAGCTTTTTTTCTAGGCTTTTCACCACTTCTTGGAGCAACATTATTTAGCATCGTTTTAGCTTTAATAGTTGCTTTTATGAGCTTAAAAGATAAAGAAAGATTTGATTCAATAATCGGTGCTATTTGGGCATTTGGAATGGCTGTAGGGATTATATTGATTGATTTAACTCCAGGATATAATGTTGATTTAATGGGTTATTTGTTTGGCTCTATTTTGGCAATTGATAAAAATACTTTAATTTTTATAGGATTTGTAAATTTAGCAATTCTATTTTTCATAGTGCTTTTTTACAGGCAATTTTGCGCGATAAGTTTTGATATGGAATTTGCAGGACTTAGAGGTGTAAAAACAAAATTAATTTATTATCTTTTAGTTGTTTTGATGGCACTTTGTGTTGTTTCTACTATTCAAGTCGTGGGACTTATCTTGGTTATTGCACTTCTTACAATTCCTCCATATATTGCTGAAAATTTTTCAAAAAGATTAGGTGAGATGATGTTATTTTCAAGTATTATTTCATCTTTACTATGCACAATAGGTCTAATAATTAGTTATAAATTTAATCTAACAAGTGGTGCAAGTATTATAATAATTGCATCTTTAGTGTTTTTTTGTGTAGCAATTTATAAAAAACTAGCTAAAGTATCTTAA